From a single Nostoc edaphicum CCNP1411 genomic region:
- a CDS encoding chlorophyll a/b-binding protein, protein MTNVTTTKVTTPVIEDRNAWRWGFTPQAEIWNGRLAMIGFSAAILVEVFSGQGFLHFWGIL, encoded by the coding sequence ATGACAAATGTAACCACCACAAAAGTAACTACTCCTGTAATTGAAGATCGGAACGCTTGGCGTTGGGGCTTTACCCCACAAGCAGAAATTTGGAACGGTCGTTTGGCAATGATTGGTTTTTCAGCAGCCATTTTGGTTGAAGTTTTTTCTGGTCAAGGCTTCCTACACTTTTGGGGCATCCTGTAA
- the gyrA gene encoding DNA gyrase subunit A: MAKQLNLLSTGQVIPTALHTEMQRSYLEYAMSVIVGRALPDVRDGLKPVHRRILYAMHELGLVPDRPYRKCARVVGDVLGKYHPHGDQSVYDALVRLVQDFSSRYPLLAGHGNFGSVDNDPPAAMRYTETRLAPISHEGMLTEIGEETVEFVGNFDNSQQEPTVLPAQLPFLLLNGCSGIAVGMATNVPPHNLGEVVDGLIALIDNPELPDEKLFELIPGPDFPTGGEIIGETGIREAYTTGKGGILLRGVATLEEIPASRGSKRRTAIIITELPYQVNKAAWIEKVADLVNQGRLQGISDLRDESDREGMRVVIELKRDTNPQEVLQHLYHQTALQMTFGAILLAIVDGQPRQLSLRQLLQEFLSFREETLNRRYNYELGKAQSRVHLVEGLLKALSNLDEVIQILRQAPDGTTAKINLCSQLDLSEVQGDAILAMPLRRLTSLEQQNLQQEFEQISEQISLLEQLLNDRRELLKALKKELRSLKRKYNDPRRTKIGEEQKSKAEEQKGTGAEEEELKSSEPVEEAVLEFTQRGYVRRTQPSGRKSKAENGLHDNDFIIQTVLTDTGKDLLILTGSGKVYPVNVGEIPPTTGRSPRGKPLITMLSSTAQSAQEDVVSRFLLPENLETRQMILLTKQGRIKRLSLGEFTNLTRRGITILKLKDDDELSFTQFTAPGAHLILASSGGRMLRFAANDEQLPVMGRTAMGLQAFRLLKNQQMVGCVTVGKDDQLLLVTQEGYAKRMAASQLRAANRGDLGTQALKFASKTDNLAGMVIAIASGEVALVTNKERVVRIPVETVPLLGRDVKGESILQLNRDEKIITVAEVRS, encoded by the coding sequence ATGGCAAAACAGTTAAACCTTCTCTCAACGGGACAGGTAATTCCAACAGCCCTGCACACCGAGATGCAACGGTCTTATCTAGAATATGCCATGAGCGTGATTGTCGGGCGAGCGCTACCAGACGTGCGTGATGGCTTAAAACCAGTGCATCGCCGCATTTTGTATGCAATGCACGAACTTGGTTTAGTACCAGATAGACCCTATCGAAAATGTGCCCGTGTAGTGGGTGATGTGTTGGGTAAATACCATCCCCACGGCGACCAATCAGTTTACGATGCCTTAGTCAGGCTGGTACAGGATTTTTCTAGCCGCTATCCTTTGCTGGCAGGGCACGGTAACTTTGGCAGTGTCGATAATGACCCGCCAGCGGCGATGCGCTACACAGAAACGCGCCTCGCACCGATCAGTCATGAGGGAATGCTGACAGAAATTGGCGAAGAAACTGTGGAATTTGTCGGGAACTTTGATAATTCCCAGCAAGAACCAACGGTGTTACCTGCTCAGTTGCCGTTTCTATTGCTCAATGGCTGTTCTGGTATTGCCGTAGGAATGGCAACGAATGTACCACCCCACAATTTGGGGGAAGTTGTCGATGGGTTAATTGCCTTAATCGACAATCCAGAATTGCCAGATGAAAAATTATTCGAGTTAATTCCAGGGCCAGATTTTCCCACTGGTGGAGAAATAATTGGTGAAACGGGAATTAGGGAAGCATACACCACAGGTAAAGGTGGAATTTTGCTACGGGGAGTCGCGACTCTGGAGGAAATTCCAGCCAGTCGGGGAAGCAAGCGACGGACGGCAATTATCATTACAGAATTGCCTTATCAAGTGAATAAGGCTGCCTGGATTGAGAAGGTAGCGGACTTAGTAAATCAAGGACGTTTGCAAGGAATTTCCGATCTTCGGGATGAGAGCGATCGCGAAGGGATGCGGGTAGTAATTGAACTCAAACGCGATACCAATCCCCAAGAAGTTCTCCAACATTTGTATCACCAAACTGCTTTACAAATGACTTTTGGGGCTATTCTCCTAGCAATAGTAGATGGACAACCCCGCCAATTAAGTTTGCGTCAACTTTTGCAGGAGTTTTTGAGTTTCCGAGAAGAGACGCTGAACCGCCGCTATAATTACGAGTTGGGTAAGGCCCAAAGTCGTGTGCATTTGGTGGAAGGTTTGCTGAAAGCGCTGTCTAATTTGGATGAGGTAATTCAAATTTTGCGCCAAGCTCCTGATGGCACTACGGCAAAAATTAATCTTTGTAGCCAACTGGATTTGAGTGAGGTACAAGGAGATGCAATTCTGGCTATGCCGTTGCGCCGCCTCACTAGTTTAGAACAGCAAAATTTGCAGCAGGAATTTGAGCAAATCAGCGAACAAATTAGTTTATTGGAGCAATTGCTGAACGATCGCCGCGAATTATTAAAGGCGCTGAAAAAAGAATTGCGATCGCTCAAGCGCAAGTACAACGATCCCCGGCGGACAAAAATCGGAGAGGAGCAGAAGTCTAAGGCAGAGGAGCAGAAGGGCACAGGGGCAGAGGAGGAGGAACTTAAATCTTCTGAACCAGTAGAAGAAGCGGTTTTAGAATTTACCCAACGCGGTTATGTCCGCCGCACTCAGCCATCTGGGAGAAAGTCAAAAGCTGAAAATGGTCTGCACGATAATGACTTCATTATCCAAACTGTGTTGACCGACACGGGGAAAGACTTGCTGATACTAACTGGTAGCGGCAAAGTCTACCCGGTGAATGTGGGAGAAATTCCCCCAACCACTGGACGTTCTCCACGGGGAAAACCTTTGATTACTATGCTCAGTAGTACTGCTCAAAGCGCTCAAGAAGATGTGGTCAGCCGCTTTTTGCTGCCGGAAAATCTTGAAACTAGGCAGATGATTCTCCTCACAAAACAGGGAAGAATTAAACGTCTGTCTCTGGGAGAATTTACTAACTTAACTCGGCGCGGAATCACGATTTTGAAGCTCAAAGACGATGATGAATTGTCATTTACCCAGTTCACCGCTCCAGGGGCGCATCTAATTTTAGCTAGTTCAGGTGGGCGAATGTTGCGCTTTGCAGCCAATGATGAACAATTACCAGTCATGGGTCGCACAGCGATGGGTTTACAAGCATTTCGGTTATTGAAAAATCAGCAAATGGTTGGCTGTGTCACTGTCGGTAAAGATGATCAACTGCTGCTAGTTACTCAAGAAGGATATGCCAAGCGGATGGCTGCGAGTCAGTTGAGAGCGGCTAATCGCGGCGATTTAGGCACGCAAGCGCTGAAATTTGCTAGCAAAACTGACAACTTAGCTGGTATGGTCATAGCGATCGCATCTGGTGAGGTAGCCTTAGTGACGAATAAGGAACGGGTAGTGCGGATACCTGTGGAAACAGTGCCGCTCTTAGGTAGAGATGTCAAAGGTGAAAGTATCCTCCAACTCAACCGCGATGAAAAAATTATCACTGTGGCTGAAGTGCGATCGTAA